The Pelosinus sp. IPA-1 genome window below encodes:
- a CDS encoding AbrB/MazE/SpoVT family DNA-binding domain-containing protein, producing MTMKSTGIVRKVDELGRVVIPIELRRTLSIEEKDALEIYVDSDRIILRKYEPACSCVFCGNADEVTVFKNKNICKECLDAMTVTKAV from the coding sequence ATTACTATGAAATCAACTGGTATTGTAAGAAAAGTGGACGAGCTTGGCAGGGTCGTTATTCCAATTGAATTACGCCGTACACTCTCCATTGAAGAAAAAGATGCTCTAGAAATTTATGTAGATAGCGATCGTATCATTTTGCGCAAATATGAACCAGCTTGTTCTTGTGTGTTCTGTGGTAACGCTGATGAAGTAACGGTCTTTAAAAATAAAAACATCTGTAAAGAATGTTTAGATGCTATGACAGTAACAAAAGCTGTTTAA
- the metG gene encoding methionine--tRNA ligase, whose product MEKKPFYISTPIYYPSDRLHIGHAYTTTIADAAARYKRLNGCEVLFLTGSDEHGQKIQRKAAEQNVTPIAYVDKIVDSFKQLWEKLNISNDDFIRTTERRHHEVVQAIFQKIYDKGDIYKAAYEGWYCTPCETFWIERQVVDGKCPDCGRPVEMVQEESYFFRMSKYQDRLLAYIESNPEFIQPITRRNEMLNFIKGGLEDLCVSRTTFDWGIPVPFDTKHVVYVWFDALTNYITAAGYLDDQEKFTKFWPADIHLVGKEIVRFHSIIWPIILMALDLELPSQVYGHGWLIMEGDKMSKSKGNVIDPVALIEEFGPDAIRYFLLREITLGLDGNFSREALINRINADLANDLGNLLHRTLNMIGRFNEGVIKPAGDVEEVDRALAELVKSTVNQYEKLMDGMDINAAIKIVWTLISRTNKYIDETAPWALAKDEAKRARLNTVLYNLAETLRVVGVLIYPFMPVTGPKIWAQLGIPTDFKTVSLEDVKGWGKLPINGVVAKPEPIFPRIEDKVAEIPVEEKTEEKPKTNVVAEATNSLPEVTIEEFAKMDLRVVTVLAAEKVEKADKLLKLTVDLGTEQRTIVSGIAKHYAPEDLVGKSVVMIINLKPAKIRGIESRGMVLAASCDEKLIVVTAPEMPAGSKVK is encoded by the coding sequence ATGGAAAAAAAACCATTTTATATTTCAACACCAATTTACTACCCTAGTGATCGTTTACATATCGGTCATGCTTATACGACAACAATTGCAGATGCAGCGGCTAGGTACAAACGTTTGAATGGTTGCGAGGTTCTTTTTCTTACAGGTTCTGATGAACACGGCCAAAAAATTCAGCGAAAAGCTGCGGAACAAAATGTTACTCCGATTGCTTATGTTGATAAAATTGTAGATTCCTTTAAGCAATTATGGGAAAAGCTTAATATTTCTAATGATGATTTTATCCGTACAACAGAACGACGCCATCATGAGGTAGTACAAGCTATTTTCCAAAAGATTTATGACAAAGGTGACATTTATAAAGCTGCTTATGAAGGCTGGTACTGTACGCCTTGCGAGACATTTTGGATTGAACGTCAGGTTGTAGATGGAAAATGTCCGGATTGTGGTCGTCCTGTAGAAATGGTACAAGAAGAAAGCTATTTTTTCCGTATGTCTAAATATCAAGATCGATTGCTTGCTTATATTGAAAGTAATCCTGAATTTATTCAGCCAATCACTAGACGAAATGAGATGCTCAATTTTATTAAGGGTGGTCTAGAAGATTTATGTGTTTCTCGTACTACCTTTGATTGGGGCATTCCCGTGCCATTTGATACCAAACATGTAGTTTATGTATGGTTTGATGCTTTAACTAATTATATTACCGCTGCTGGATATCTTGATGACCAAGAGAAATTTACAAAATTCTGGCCAGCAGATATACATTTAGTAGGCAAGGAAATTGTGCGGTTTCATAGTATTATTTGGCCAATTATTCTAATGGCTTTGGATCTTGAACTACCTTCCCAGGTATATGGCCATGGCTGGCTAATCATGGAAGGGGATAAGATGTCCAAATCCAAAGGTAATGTAATTGATCCAGTGGCTTTAATTGAAGAATTTGGTCCAGATGCCATCCGATATTTTCTACTTAGAGAAATTACATTAGGGTTGGATGGAAATTTTTCGCGGGAAGCGTTAATTAACCGTATAAATGCAGATTTGGCCAATGACTTAGGCAATTTATTACATCGGACTTTAAATATGATTGGCCGCTTCAATGAAGGGGTTATTAAGCCGGCTGGTGATGTAGAAGAAGTTGACAGAGCCCTGGCAGAGCTAGTAAAAAGTACTGTAAATCAGTATGAAAAGTTAATGGATGGCATGGATATTAATGCTGCCATCAAAATAGTGTGGACATTGATCAGCCGTACCAATAAATATATTGATGAAACAGCACCATGGGCACTTGCTAAGGATGAGGCTAAGAGAGCGCGTCTCAACACGGTATTGTACAATTTGGCTGAAACTCTTAGAGTCGTAGGAGTTCTTATTTATCCTTTTATGCCGGTTACAGGGCCTAAAATTTGGGCTCAGCTAGGCATTCCTACTGACTTTAAAACCGTATCCTTAGAGGATGTCAAAGGTTGGGGGAAACTTCCAATCAATGGCGTGGTAGCAAAACCAGAACCAATTTTCCCACGGATTGAGGATAAAGTAGCTGAAATTCCAGTTGAGGAAAAGACAGAAGAAAAACCAAAAACAAATGTGGTGGCAGAGGCTACAAATAGTTTACCTGAAGTAACAATTGAAGAGTTTGCAAAAATGGATCTTAGAGTGGTTACTGTACTAGCAGCTGAAAAGGTGGAAAAGGCTGATAAGCTTTTAAAACTTACAGTAGATTTAGGTACGGAACAACGCACCATTGTATCAGGAATCGCCAAACATTATGCACCAGAAGATTTGGTAGGAAAAAGTGTAGTGATGATAATTAATCTAAAACCGGCGAAAATTAGAGGAATTGAATCCCGTGGTATGGTACTTGCTGCTTCTTGTGATGAAAAACTAATTGTTGTCACTGCCCCCGAAATGCCAGCTGGCAGTAAAGTGAAATAA
- a CDS encoding DUF3794 domain-containing protein produces the protein MDDKDIRQNYNPCTLGVETGPQNIIVRQVIGEAEKQKVLDIHVVVPDTKPAVEQIIDVFVKNLEINCVDVIYDKIIVRGEFEIKTIYVADLPNNPVHAIEIKHYRWTQDIDMPGARRGMDADASVFVEFVDYDVDEWSRAYKYKYGEMDCDDDDKDCDDDCYDDDDDCDDDDDHHHHDHDNHNCHDPHNCNDHKHHKHHHHHHCSREFDISIVLKIIGKVIADREVQIGGGGSLPTKPKG, from the coding sequence GTGGACGATAAAGATATTCGTCAGAATTATAATCCGTGTACATTAGGAGTAGAAACTGGGCCGCAAAATATTATTGTACGACAAGTCATTGGGGAAGCAGAAAAACAAAAGGTTCTAGATATTCATGTTGTTGTTCCTGACACAAAACCTGCCGTTGAACAAATTATTGATGTTTTTGTAAAAAATTTAGAAATTAATTGTGTTGATGTAATTTATGATAAAATAATTGTTCGTGGCGAGTTCGAGATTAAAACCATCTATGTAGCTGATTTACCTAATAATCCTGTGCATGCTATTGAAATTAAACATTACAGATGGACTCAGGATATTGATATGCCTGGTGCACGTCGAGGTATGGATGCGGATGCCAGCGTTTTTGTTGAATTCGTAGATTATGATGTGGATGAATGGTCTCGTGCATACAAGTACAAATATGGTGAAATGGATTGCGATGATGATGATAAGGACTGCGATGACGATTGCTATGACGATGATGATGATTGTGATGACGACGATGACCATCACCATCATGACCATGATAACCATAATTGCCATGATCCTCATAATTGCAATGATCACAAACATCACAAACACCACCACCATCACCACTGCAGCCGTGAGTTTGATATCTCTATCGTACTTAAGATTATTGGCAAGGTTATCGCTGACCGTGAAGTGCAAATTGGTGGGGGAGGAAGCCTGCCTACCAAACCGAAAGGATAA
- a CDS encoding 3D domain-containing protein — protein MRQIELKKIIFRQKMLPLLLSLFTVLLVATGFMFANKKVQIAVDGSTMMISTLHSKPEEVLAQAGINLGSKDEYRLSTAKLADGSVISVYRAVPVTMTYRGKTEVLVTAKPTIGELAESLGLEKENTKLIPDGQTKLEANMVIQAVSLTEKVVERDVPERFTVVRQPDSTMEKGVERVVEDGQDGIKTVTVRIHFADGVEVSAEQVSEKIKEAPKPQVIHVGTRDMIETSRGSMRFSRVEAMEASAYLPTDGSSAGITATGVQARRGIVAVDPDVIPLGTKVYVQGYGLATAADVGGAIVGNRIDLCMEDDSEAWRFGRRVVKVYVLD, from the coding sequence ATGCGTCAAATTGAATTGAAAAAAATTATTTTTCGACAAAAGATGCTACCCCTACTTCTCTCACTATTCACTGTTTTATTGGTGGCGACAGGGTTCATGTTTGCCAACAAAAAAGTTCAAATTGCCGTTGATGGCAGCACCATGATGATTAGCACATTACATAGTAAACCGGAAGAGGTTTTAGCTCAAGCCGGAATAAATTTAGGATCCAAAGACGAATATCGTCTGTCAACAGCAAAACTGGCTGATGGCAGCGTGATTTCTGTATATCGTGCTGTGCCTGTTACAATGACCTATCGAGGAAAAACAGAGGTACTAGTTACTGCTAAACCTACGATAGGAGAATTGGCTGAAAGTCTGGGACTAGAAAAAGAAAATACTAAGCTTATTCCCGATGGACAGACCAAGTTAGAAGCAAATATGGTGATTCAGGCTGTATCGTTAACGGAAAAAGTTGTTGAACGCGACGTACCCGAACGATTTACAGTAGTTCGTCAGCCTGATTCCACAATGGAAAAGGGTGTAGAGAGAGTTGTAGAAGACGGACAGGATGGTATTAAAACCGTTACTGTTCGTATTCATTTTGCTGATGGTGTAGAGGTAAGTGCTGAACAAGTTAGTGAGAAGATTAAAGAGGCGCCAAAACCTCAGGTCATTCATGTGGGTACTCGGGATATGATTGAAACATCCAGGGGATCCATGAGATTTAGTCGAGTAGAAGCAATGGAGGCCAGTGCTTACCTGCCAACGGATGGATCATCGGCTGGTATAACGGCAACCGGCGTACAAGCTCGCCGTGGTATTGTGGCCGTGGATCCTGATGTCATACCTCTTGGAACCAAGGTGTATGTACAGGGGTATGGCTTAGCTACGGCTGCTGACGTTGGTGGTGCTATTGTTGGTAACCGTATTGATTTATGTATGGAAGATGACAGTGAAGCTTGGAGATTTGGTAGACGCGTAGTAAAAGTTTATGTTCTTGACTAA
- a CDS encoding TatD family hydrolase produces MLFDSHAHIDDEKFDNDRDQVVARALENGITGIINVGACMASSARSIALTQKYENIYAAVGIHPHDAKDASEEDYEQLAQWTKLHKVVAIGEIGLDYYYDLSPREVQRAVFIRQLDVARQTGVPFIIHDRDAHGEILDILKKEAKGAPGVLHCFSGSLEMAREVLKMGLYISIAGPITFKNAAKLPEIAATVPLDRLLVETDSPYLTPHPHRGKRNEPAYVKLVAQQVADLRGIELSVLAKANRENIRSLFKI; encoded by the coding sequence ATGTTATTTGACTCTCATGCTCATATTGATGATGAAAAATTTGATAATGATCGTGATCAAGTAGTGGCTAGAGCCTTAGAAAATGGTATAACAGGAATCATTAATGTAGGTGCTTGTATGGCTTCCTCGGCTCGTTCTATAGCCTTAACACAAAAGTATGAAAATATCTATGCAGCTGTAGGCATCCATCCCCATGACGCAAAAGACGCTTCGGAAGAAGATTACGAACAACTCGCTCAGTGGACAAAGTTACATAAAGTTGTAGCGATTGGTGAAATTGGCTTAGACTATTACTATGATTTATCACCTCGGGAAGTGCAACGGGCGGTTTTTATTCGTCAACTTGATGTTGCGCGGCAAACGGGTGTACCCTTTATTATTCATGACCGTGATGCACATGGAGAGATTTTAGATATTTTGAAAAAGGAAGCCAAAGGAGCGCCAGGTGTATTGCATTGCTTTTCTGGTAGCTTAGAAATGGCCCGTGAAGTACTAAAGATGGGGCTTTATATCTCTATTGCAGGTCCCATTACCTTTAAAAATGCTGCAAAGCTTCCAGAAATTGCGGCAACGGTTCCTCTGGATAGGTTGTTAGTGGAAACGGACTCTCCTTATTTAACACCACATCCTCATAGGGGGAAAAGGAACGAGCCTGCTTATGTAAAGTTAGTTGCCCAACAGGTTGCCGATTTGCGTGGTATAGAATTGTCTGTATTAGCTAAGGCAAACCGAGAGAACATAAGAAGTTTATTTAAAATATAG
- the rsmA gene encoding 16S rRNA (adenine(1518)-N(6)/adenine(1519)-N(6))-dimethyltransferase RsmA codes for MKQPTIANKDVTYHILKRFGIRMSKKLGQNFLIDEHVVRSIVEAANITDGDAVLEIGPGIGTLTQGLAEAGANVTAVEIDRRLIEVLAKTLEGYENIRVVHGDILKINIAEEVMAPRYKVVANLPYYITTPIIMGLLEARMPIDVLVTMVQKEVALRMVAVPGTKDYGSLSVAVQYYTKPEIMFKVPPASFVPPPAVDSAVIRCTVREKPPVEVNERVFFRIVKAAFAQRRKTLSNTLKTTGVPAETLKIILDKAGIDGTRRGETLSIEEFAAIANVWIQ; via the coding sequence ATGAAACAGCCGACTATAGCAAATAAAGACGTTACGTACCATATCCTAAAACGATTTGGTATTCGTATGAGCAAAAAATTGGGGCAGAATTTTTTAATTGATGAACATGTGGTACGCAGTATTGTCGAGGCTGCTAATATTACAGATGGAGATGCGGTGCTAGAGATTGGTCCTGGCATTGGTACTTTAACGCAAGGTCTTGCAGAAGCGGGAGCCAATGTTACAGCTGTGGAAATTGATCGACGACTCATTGAAGTATTGGCAAAAACTCTAGAAGGCTATGAAAATATTCGCGTAGTCCATGGAGATATTTTAAAGATTAATATCGCTGAGGAAGTAATGGCACCTCGTTATAAAGTGGTCGCTAATTTGCCTTACTATATTACTACGCCTATTATTATGGGGCTGTTAGAGGCACGGATGCCAATTGATGTATTGGTAACTATGGTGCAAAAAGAAGTCGCTCTACGAATGGTGGCTGTACCTGGTACGAAAGACTATGGTTCATTATCTGTAGCCGTCCAGTATTATACGAAACCAGAAATTATGTTCAAAGTACCACCTGCATCCTTTGTTCCGCCGCCAGCTGTAGATTCGGCTGTCATTCGCTGTACGGTAAGAGAAAAGCCCCCGGTTGAAGTAAATGAAAGAGTCTTTTTTAGAATTGTCAAGGCTGCTTTTGCTCAACGCCGTAAAACCCTGTCCAACACTCTGAAAACAACAGGTGTACCTGCAGAAACGCTGAAGATTATCTTAGACAAAGCAGGCATCGATGGTACTCGCCGTGGTGAGACCTTATCAATTGAAGAATTTGCTGCCATTGCGAACGTTTGGATTCAGTAA
- the yabG gene encoding sporulation peptidase YabG, giving the protein MANVAIGDLVIRKSHGGDIVFKVTDIFEDDIGQLHCVLKGMHLRLVADAPIVDLERVGAEHLRSEILHMESVHNDTLKRVMMRRSIERERVNLNRSESSKKYDYFDLPGRVLHLDGDEEYLNMCLKTYGQMNMEAVGRCIEESKQSEHVIELVDQYRPDILVLTGHDALIGGGKKDLRDINNYRNSKYFIESVKKARIFEPSRDDLVIFAGACQSYFEAILAAGSNFASAPTRIFIHAYDPVFIAEKVAFTPINRTVDLGDAITASVTGIEGVGGVETRGKFRLGLPKTPYGT; this is encoded by the coding sequence GTGGCGAATGTAGCAATAGGAGATTTGGTAATCCGCAAATCCCATGGCGGTGATATTGTCTTTAAAGTAACAGATATATTCGAAGATGATATAGGGCAGTTGCACTGTGTCTTAAAGGGGATGCATTTACGCTTAGTGGCAGATGCGCCTATCGTTGATTTGGAACGTGTAGGTGCAGAGCATTTGCGTAGTGAAATTTTGCATATGGAAAGTGTGCATAATGATACATTAAAAAGGGTTATGATGCGGCGTAGTATAGAACGAGAAAGAGTCAATCTGAACCGCTCGGAGAGCTCTAAGAAGTATGATTACTTTGATTTACCAGGTCGAGTTTTGCATTTGGATGGTGATGAAGAGTATCTTAACATGTGTTTAAAAACCTATGGACAAATGAACATGGAAGCCGTTGGCCGATGCATTGAGGAGTCTAAACAATCTGAACATGTGATTGAGTTAGTCGATCAATACCGGCCCGATATTTTGGTGCTAACGGGTCACGACGCCCTAATAGGCGGTGGAAAAAAGGATTTACGGGATATTAATAATTACCGTAACTCTAAATATTTTATAGAATCAGTAAAAAAAGCTAGAATCTTTGAACCGTCAAGGGATGACTTGGTCATTTTTGCTGGGGCTTGCCAATCTTACTTTGAAGCAATACTGGCCGCAGGATCGAATTTTGCAAGTGCACCGACAAGGATTTTCATTCATGCTTATGATCCTGTTTTTATTGCAGAAAAAGTGGCTTTTACTCCGATCAATCGTACAGTAGATTTAGGTGATGCTATTACGGCATCCGTTACAGGTATTGAAGGAGTAGGTGGGGTAGAAACAAGAGGGAAATTCAGATTAGGGTTACCCAAGACGCCTTATGGTACTTAA
- a CDS encoding TerC family protein, translating to MNELITGILGNYSHFFNMAEFTSVVYNPMNWAIIGSLILLEGLLSADNALVLAIMVKHLSKNHQKRALFYGILGAYLFRFIAIGLGTYLIKIWWIKAAGALYLLWMAFQHCFYKKNGKDNAVTETPHGFWRTVLAVEIMDIAFSIDSVLAAFGISDHVWVLYLGGIFGVMMMRGVAQIFLTLINIYPELETTAYILISIIGAKMMASVFNYHVSQTVFFSILITIFFGTFVVHHCRKRNA from the coding sequence ATGAATGAACTTATTACAGGAATCTTAGGAAACTATTCTCATTTTTTTAATATGGCCGAATTTACTAGTGTTGTTTATAATCCTATGAATTGGGCGATTATCGGCAGTTTGATTTTATTAGAAGGGCTGTTATCAGCGGATAATGCCCTAGTGTTAGCAATCATGGTTAAACATTTGTCGAAAAATCATCAGAAAAGGGCATTGTTTTATGGTATATTAGGTGCTTATCTGTTTCGATTTATCGCTATCGGTCTAGGTACCTATTTAATTAAAATATGGTGGATTAAAGCTGCTGGTGCTTTGTATCTTTTATGGATGGCATTTCAGCACTGCTTTTATAAAAAAAACGGTAAGGATAATGCTGTTACGGAAACGCCACATGGTTTTTGGCGTACCGTATTAGCAGTTGAAATTATGGATATTGCTTTTAGTATTGATAGCGTCTTGGCTGCTTTTGGGATCAGCGATCACGTTTGGGTTTTATACCTAGGCGGTATTTTTGGTGTTATGATGATGAGAGGGGTGGCGCAGATTTTTCTGACTCTAATTAATATATATCCAGAGTTAGAAACAACGGCATATATTCTAATTAGTATTATTGGTGCCAAAATGATGGCATCTGTCTTTAATTACCATGTTAGCCAAACGGTGTTTTTCTCTATTTTAATTACTATATTTTTTGGCACATTTGTGGTGCATCACTGTCGCAAGCGGAATGCTTAA
- the rnmV gene encoding ribonuclease M5: protein MIKEVIVVEGKNDIHAVKRAVDADCISTGGFGLSAHSLEKIEHAYKKRGIIILTDPDSAGERIRKFLSQRFPEAKHAFVPKEDAMAKNDIGIEQASGEAIRAALSKVRYLEWQLSEEFVWADIMNWGLSGAKDASARRAILGAKLGIGYANAKTFLQRLNHYGVTRNEFEQAVELNLEAYDETADYSK from the coding sequence TTGATTAAAGAAGTTATTGTTGTGGAAGGCAAAAATGATATACACGCGGTAAAGCGGGCTGTAGATGCGGATTGCATTTCGACAGGTGGCTTTGGGCTATCAGCTCATAGTTTAGAAAAAATTGAACATGCTTATAAAAAACGGGGCATAATTATTTTAACGGATCCAGATAGTGCTGGTGAGCGAATCCGTAAATTTCTGAGCCAACGTTTTCCCGAGGCGAAGCATGCTTTTGTTCCTAAAGAGGATGCAATGGCAAAAAATGATATTGGTATAGAACAAGCATCTGGTGAAGCCATTCGTGCAGCACTTTCGAAGGTGCGCTATTTAGAGTGGCAGCTAAGTGAAGAGTTTGTTTGGGCAGACATTATGAACTGGGGTTTAAGCGGTGCGAAGGATGCTTCAGCTAGGCGGGCAATCTTAGGAGCCAAACTTGGTATTGGTTATGCCAATGCGAAAACCTTTTTGCAGCGACTGAATCATTACGGCGTAACCCGTAATGAGTTTGAACAAGCCGTAGAATTAAATTTGGAGGCATACGATGAAACAGCCGACTATAGCAAATAA
- a CDS encoding SPOCS domain-containing protein, giving the protein MSDELKQGSRATDIETMNTMAGNCGCPEPGPETIEVEQVLGAEMKQLVVEFDMFLPEQKPDIEQVIDVYVKDVDIDSVDVIRNKVIIRGDLEVKVMYVADLPNQPVHAFERRHVRYTRDIDLPGAEPGMDATADVTVEYVNYEFHKHHDRRKVYVTIVLKFWARVIVTTQMDVYALGPVSDVSEISYNTANATTSLLSNQDIVSASQTGGGNIEGFGEENYFVTGPSMENENFNVTGPGIPQTAGTSMGVSGTGTITGDNVNIRTGPGTNFPVVVKVKKGATVTIKEQAFGWYRVAINNSSNVGWVASWLVQTTGTPTNPKG; this is encoded by the coding sequence GTGAGTGATGAGCTAAAGCAGGGTTCTAGGGCAACAGATATTGAAACAATGAATACCATGGCAGGAAATTGCGGCTGCCCAGAGCCAGGTCCGGAAACAATTGAAGTCGAACAAGTTTTAGGCGCAGAAATGAAGCAGTTGGTTGTAGAATTTGACATGTTCCTACCTGAGCAAAAGCCAGACATTGAACAAGTCATTGATGTGTATGTAAAAGATGTAGATATTGATTCAGTAGATGTTATTAGAAATAAGGTTATTATTCGCGGCGATTTAGAAGTAAAAGTAATGTATGTAGCAGACCTGCCCAACCAGCCCGTTCATGCGTTTGAAAGACGTCACGTACGTTATACTCGAGATATTGATCTTCCTGGTGCTGAACCAGGTATGGATGCTACTGCTGACGTTACCGTTGAGTATGTAAATTATGAATTTCATAAACACCATGATAGACGTAAAGTATATGTTACCATTGTTCTTAAATTCTGGGCGCGTGTCATTGTAACAACGCAAATGGATGTATATGCCCTAGGCCCAGTTTCAGACGTGAGCGAAATATCGTATAATACCGCCAATGCAACGACATCCCTGCTTAGTAACCAAGATATTGTTTCTGCTTCCCAAACAGGTGGCGGAAATATTGAGGGTTTTGGTGAAGAAAATTACTTTGTAACCGGCCCAAGTATGGAGAATGAAAACTTTAATGTAACTGGGCCAGGAATTCCTCAAACTGCTGGTACGAGTATGGGAGTTAGCGGCACAGGTACAATTACCGGAGATAATGTTAATATTCGCACAGGCCCAGGCACTAATTTTCCTGTAGTGGTCAAGGTGAAAAAAGGTGCCACAGTAACCATTAAAGAGCAGGCATTTGGCTGGTACCGGGTGGCTATTAATAATAGTTCTAACGTAGGTTGGGTTGCAAGTTGGTTAGTCCAGACTACTGGTACACCAACAAATCCCAAAGGATAA
- a CDS encoding glycosyltransferase has translation MITVVVPAKNEAGRIVTVLQNLSTLQIDQIILVANGSVDSTLHEVLQIGIPKLQILYFHERLGIDIPRAIGAKVALAMGSDVVAFVDGDMVGTFADSLTELIDGVLIKHLDMALTNCYPSPPRHIERYNPTFQWRLNLNKELGLDKKINLATPSHGPHAVSRRFLTTIPLRELAIPPVTMALARINKLKIDVATTIPHYQLGSSLKTNVHGAKIIETIVGDCLEAISVFQNTPRTRQWQNKTYTGYHSERRFDVLDHFLTGNPLCLK, from the coding sequence ATGATTACTGTGGTTGTCCCAGCAAAGAATGAAGCTGGACGTATTGTAACAGTCCTACAAAACTTAAGCACATTGCAAATTGATCAAATTATTTTAGTAGCAAACGGCTCCGTTGATTCTACCTTGCATGAAGTCTTACAAATTGGTATTCCCAAGTTACAAATTCTCTATTTTCACGAACGTCTCGGTATTGACATCCCCCGAGCAATTGGCGCAAAGGTTGCCTTAGCAATGGGTAGCGATGTAGTGGCTTTTGTAGACGGTGATATGGTAGGAACTTTTGCTGATAGTTTAACAGAACTTATTGATGGAGTATTAATTAAACACTTAGATATGGCTTTAACCAACTGTTATCCCTCTCCGCCCCGTCACATAGAACGCTATAACCCTACCTTCCAATGGAGATTAAACCTTAATAAAGAACTAGGTTTAGACAAAAAAATAAACTTAGCAACTCCCTCCCATGGTCCCCATGCCGTTTCACGGCGTTTTTTAACCACTATACCCCTCCGCGAATTAGCAATCCCTCCCGTAACTATGGCATTAGCAAGAATTAACAAACTTAAGATTGACGTGGCCACTACAATTCCCCATTATCAATTAGGCTCATCTCTTAAAACCAATGTTCATGGTGCTAAAATTATTGAAACTATTGTAGGTGATTGCCTAGAGGCAATTAGTGTTTTTCAAAATACCCCCCGTACACGCCAGTGGCAAAATAAAACCTATACAGGTTATCATAGCGAACGACGCTTTGATGTATTAGACCATTTTCTCACAGGAAATCCATTATGTTTGAAATGA
- a CDS encoding CAP domain-containing protein gives MKNQKLFSMVTLGFLTVSLITTSFGGIFAKAAFAADSEVSVQDEKSKDNKGIVNGVLALGLIALASGHGGSKGDVSTSSKSATSTTGNTTTTTGNTTTTTPTATTGTAANEKLAFDLLNADRAKNGLAPLKLNSQLTKLGENYAKDMIQRNFFAHTDPDGKSPFDRMANAGISYKSAGENLAINTNVTTAETAFMNSSGHRANILNSSYTDVGVGVAYDSKGSAYVVQEFIGK, from the coding sequence TTGAAAAACCAAAAGTTGTTTAGTATGGTCACCCTTGGATTTTTAACGGTTTCGCTAATAACGACATCGTTTGGTGGAATTTTTGCTAAAGCTGCTTTCGCAGCTGATTCTGAGGTCAGTGTCCAAGATGAAAAGAGTAAAGATAATAAGGGAATTGTAAATGGAGTTTTGGCTTTAGGCTTGATTGCCTTAGCTTCAGGTCATGGGGGAAGTAAAGGAGACGTTAGTACGTCAAGTAAGTCCGCAACGTCTACAACAGGAAATACAACGACTACTACAGGAAACACAACTACCACAACACCTACTGCAACAACGGGAACGGCAGCAAATGAAAAATTAGCATTTGATTTGTTAAATGCAGATAGAGCAAAAAATGGCTTAGCTCCACTAAAGCTTAATTCACAGTTAACAAAATTAGGGGAAAACTATGCTAAGGATATGATACAACGTAATTTCTTTGCTCATACGGATCCTGATGGCAAATCACCTTTCGATCGGATGGCTAATGCAGGAATCAGCTATAAATCAGCAGGGGAAAACTTAGCAATTAATACAAATGTAACGACTGCTGAAACAGCTTTTATGAATAGCTCAGGTCACAGGGCAAATATTCTTAATTCCAGTTACACAGACGTTGGGGTCGGTGTCGCTTATGATTCCAAAGGATCAGCCTATGTAGTACAAGAATTTATTGGCAAGTAA